Proteins encoded in a region of the Streptomyces akebiae genome:
- a CDS encoding glycoside hydrolase family 36 protein: protein MPHPFTPVASVPVDPRTARVHEEGWQSWSPSGSYALGDTPHRPTNPNWATVCYRPGVPVPEGTFQGEGLLALAPKGDEGPVWLFAAADPQSEVPSIRLVARDGRAEVTADGKVDHWTYPGPGGIQGALADWADTLGLAAPRPAPTVWCSWYEYFTSVTEDDIHENLRAMDTLDLPVDVVQIDDGYQKALGDWLSLSGRFRSRAGIAEVIRARGRRAGIWTAPFLVDPSSALAAEHPEWLVRDETGGFTHAGRNWGHDLYVLDTTHPDAAAYLTEVFTTLRAEGYDYFKVDFLYAGALDGVRHASVDAITAYRQGIELIRSAIGPEAYLLGCGAPILPSIGLFDAMRVSPDTAPHRRPEADDYSQPGQDPAEFTGVGRQWQHGRLWVNDPDCLMARPAVETRERWAAHVEATGGLMASSDRLLSLDTWGVETTRRLLTKGAEASE from the coding sequence GTGCCCCACCCGTTCACGCCGGTCGCCTCCGTGCCCGTGGACCCCCGCACCGCGCGGGTCCACGAGGAGGGCTGGCAGTCCTGGAGCCCCAGCGGCTCCTACGCCCTCGGTGACACCCCGCACCGCCCGACGAACCCCAACTGGGCGACCGTCTGCTACCGCCCGGGGGTCCCCGTCCCCGAGGGCACCTTCCAGGGGGAGGGCCTGCTGGCGCTCGCCCCGAAGGGCGACGAGGGCCCGGTGTGGCTCTTCGCGGCGGCCGACCCGCAGAGCGAGGTGCCGTCCATCCGGCTCGTCGCGCGGGACGGCCGCGCCGAGGTCACCGCCGACGGCAAGGTGGACCACTGGACGTACCCGGGCCCCGGCGGCATCCAGGGAGCCCTGGCCGACTGGGCCGACACCCTCGGCCTCGCGGCCCCCCGCCCGGCCCCCACCGTCTGGTGCTCCTGGTACGAGTACTTCACCTCCGTCACCGAGGACGACATCCACGAGAACCTCCGTGCGATGGACACCCTCGACCTCCCCGTCGACGTCGTCCAGATCGACGACGGCTACCAGAAGGCCCTGGGCGACTGGCTCAGCCTCTCCGGCCGCTTCCGCTCCCGCGCGGGCATCGCGGAGGTGATCCGGGCCAGGGGCCGGCGCGCCGGCATCTGGACGGCCCCCTTCCTCGTGGACCCGTCCAGCGCCCTGGCCGCCGAGCACCCCGAGTGGCTGGTGCGCGACGAGACCGGCGGCTTCACGCACGCCGGCCGCAACTGGGGCCACGACCTGTACGTCCTCGACACCACCCACCCCGACGCGGCGGCGTACCTCACCGAGGTCTTCACCACCCTGCGCGCCGAGGGCTACGACTACTTCAAGGTCGACTTCCTCTACGCGGGCGCGCTGGACGGCGTACGCCACGCCTCCGTGGACGCCATCACGGCGTACCGCCAGGGCATCGAGCTGATCCGCTCCGCCATCGGCCCCGAGGCCTACCTCCTGGGCTGCGGGGCTCCGATCCTCCCCTCCATCGGCCTGTTCGACGCGATGCGGGTCAGCCCCGACACGGCCCCGCACCGCCGCCCCGAGGCGGACGACTACAGCCAGCCCGGCCAGGACCCCGCCGAGTTCACCGGCGTGGGCCGCCAGTGGCAGCACGGCCGCCTCTGGGTGAACGACCCCGACTGCCTGATGGCCCGCCCCGCCGTGGAGACACGCGAGCGCTGGGCGGCCCACGTCGAGGCGACGGGCGGCCTGATGGCGTCGAGCGACCGGCTGCTCTCACTGGACACCTGGGGCGTGGAGACCACGCGCCGACTGCTGACGAAGGGCGCGGAGGCCTCCGAATGA
- a CDS encoding ABC transporter substrate-binding protein, translating into MHLTPSGLSVPGTSRRTLLRGIGGAAALGAGVPLLSACGGSGGGAADSKTVTVGSNASDAVPKKAFAEIYAAFKKQSGLTVDVNTKDHNTFQEQINSYLQGTPDDVFHWFAGYRMQFFAAKGLATPIDDVWDKIGGNFPEAMKKLSQGEDGKSYFVPLYTYPWALFYRKSVFQEKGYEVPTTWDQLIALCKQMQKDKLVPIAFGDKDAWPAMGTFDQLNFRTNGYDFHVELMAGKVAWTDAKVRKTFDLWTELLPYHQEGAVGRTWQDAAQTLVSKKAGMYLLGSFVGQQFSNKADLDDLDFFAFPEIDPAYGQDTVEAPTDGFMMSKAPKNKSGAVKLMEFLGTPEAEQIYLKADPNVVAASTKADTSSYTPLQKKAYEMISGAKSLTQFMDRDSRPDFTSTVMQPALQKFIRDPKGVDSLLSSIERQKKTIFAS; encoded by the coding sequence ATGCATCTCACACCTTCCGGTCTCTCCGTCCCCGGCACGAGCCGCCGCACCCTGCTGCGCGGCATAGGCGGGGCCGCGGCACTCGGCGCTGGAGTCCCCCTGCTCAGCGCCTGTGGCGGCAGCGGTGGCGGCGCCGCCGACTCGAAGACCGTCACCGTCGGCTCCAACGCGTCGGACGCGGTGCCGAAGAAGGCGTTCGCCGAGATCTACGCGGCCTTCAAGAAGCAGTCCGGGCTCACGGTCGACGTGAACACCAAGGACCACAACACGTTCCAGGAGCAGATCAACTCCTACCTCCAGGGCACCCCGGACGACGTGTTCCACTGGTTCGCCGGCTACCGCATGCAGTTCTTCGCGGCCAAGGGCCTCGCCACCCCGATCGACGACGTGTGGGACAAGATCGGCGGCAACTTCCCCGAGGCGATGAAGAAGCTCAGCCAGGGCGAGGACGGCAAGTCCTACTTCGTCCCGCTGTACACGTACCCCTGGGCGCTCTTCTACCGCAAGAGCGTCTTCCAGGAGAAGGGCTACGAGGTTCCCACCACGTGGGACCAGCTGATCGCTCTGTGCAAGCAGATGCAGAAGGACAAGCTCGTCCCGATCGCCTTCGGTGACAAGGACGCCTGGCCGGCGATGGGCACCTTCGACCAGCTCAACTTCCGTACCAACGGCTACGACTTCCACGTCGAGCTGATGGCGGGCAAGGTCGCCTGGACGGACGCCAAGGTCCGCAAGACGTTCGACCTGTGGACCGAGCTGCTGCCGTACCACCAGGAGGGCGCGGTCGGCCGCACCTGGCAGGACGCGGCGCAGACGCTGGTGTCGAAGAAGGCGGGCATGTACCTGCTGGGCTCGTTCGTGGGCCAGCAGTTCTCCAACAAGGCGGACCTGGACGACCTCGACTTCTTCGCCTTCCCGGAGATCGACCCGGCGTACGGCCAGGACACCGTCGAGGCCCCCACCGACGGCTTCATGATGAGCAAGGCCCCGAAGAACAAGTCCGGCGCGGTCAAGCTCATGGAGTTCCTCGGCACCCCCGAGGCGGAGCAGATCTACCTCAAGGCCGACCCGAACGTGGTGGCCGCCTCCACCAAGGCCGACACCTCCTCGTACACGCCGCTGCAGAAGAAGGCGTACGAGATGATCTCGGGCGCCAAGAGCCTCACCCAGTTCATGGACCGCGACAGCCGCCCCGACTTCACCTCCACGGTGATGCAGCCGGCGCTGCAGAAGTTCATCCGCGACCCCAAGGGCGTCGACAGCCTGCTCTCGTCCATCGAGCGGCAGAAGAAGACGATCTTCGCGTCCTGA
- a CDS encoding DNA-binding protein translates to MARRELSHEGTLVLDCEGLSKLVGDDEPVVALVAEARKRGMEVAISALTIIEAVHRRTDRARLAWVLSGMRIVPIGDEEAKAASTTLIGAGLHGHKYAIDAAVAETALRQRRPVVMLTSDIDDMAKLCGERVRLVAV, encoded by the coding sequence GTGGCCCGCCGCGAACTGAGTCACGAGGGCACCCTCGTCCTGGACTGCGAGGGCCTGTCCAAGCTGGTCGGTGATGACGAGCCTGTCGTCGCGCTGGTCGCCGAGGCGCGTAAGAGGGGCATGGAGGTGGCCATCAGTGCTCTGACGATCATTGAGGCGGTTCACCGGCGGACGGACCGGGCGCGGCTCGCGTGGGTGCTGTCCGGCATGCGGATCGTGCCCATCGGGGACGAGGAGGCCAAGGCCGCCTCGACCACGCTGATCGGGGCCGGTCTGCACGGCCACAAGTACGCGATCGACGCCGCCGTGGCCGAGACGGCCCTGCGGCAGCGCCGTCCGGTGGTCATGCTCACCTCGGACATCGACGACATGGCGAAGCTCTGCGGGGAGCGGGTGCGGCTGGTCGCCGTGTAG
- a CDS encoding iron ABC transporter substrate-binding protein gives MPRPLAGRITALLAAGLLLPALAACGSDDNDGSGSGGDGDAALVIYSGRNEKLVKPILDQLEKAVGADVEVRYGDSAELAAQILEEGDRTKAGLFFSQDAGALGALSREGMLAKLPQATLDKVDKAYRSGEGDWVGLSGRVRVIAYNPDDVAADEVPDSVHDVVKPEWKGKVGFAPTNASFQAFVTGMRVLEGDDATRTWLEDLKANGAKTYANNLATLDAVEAGEVSLGLVNHYYWYERVAEKGEDEVDAKLHFLPGGDPGALINVAGAGILADSGEQNATARKAVDYLLSEKAQTYFADTTKEYPLAAGVTSTVEGLPPFESLESPDIDLGRLESLQETLAMLQDVGLV, from the coding sequence ATGCCACGCCCTCTGGCTGGCCGGATCACCGCGCTCCTCGCGGCCGGTCTGCTGCTCCCCGCACTCGCCGCGTGCGGTTCCGACGACAACGACGGCAGTGGATCGGGGGGCGATGGTGACGCCGCCCTCGTCATCTACTCCGGCCGCAACGAGAAGCTGGTCAAGCCGATCCTGGACCAGTTGGAGAAGGCCGTCGGCGCCGATGTGGAGGTCCGCTACGGCGACAGCGCGGAGCTCGCCGCGCAGATCCTGGAGGAGGGTGACCGCACCAAGGCCGGGCTGTTCTTCTCCCAGGACGCCGGGGCGCTCGGCGCGCTCTCCAGGGAGGGCATGCTGGCGAAGCTGCCGCAGGCCACCCTCGACAAGGTCGACAAGGCCTACCGGAGCGGCGAGGGCGACTGGGTGGGCCTGTCGGGGCGCGTCCGCGTCATCGCGTACAACCCGGACGACGTGGCCGCGGACGAGGTCCCGGACAGCGTCCACGACGTGGTGAAGCCCGAGTGGAAGGGCAAGGTCGGCTTCGCGCCCACCAACGCCTCCTTCCAGGCGTTCGTCACCGGCATGCGCGTCCTGGAGGGCGACGACGCGACCCGGACGTGGCTGGAGGACCTGAAGGCCAACGGGGCCAAGACCTACGCCAACAACCTCGCCACCCTCGACGCCGTCGAGGCCGGTGAGGTCTCCCTCGGCCTGGTCAACCACTACTACTGGTACGAGCGGGTCGCCGAGAAGGGCGAGGACGAGGTCGACGCCAAGCTGCACTTCCTGCCCGGCGGGGACCCCGGCGCGCTGATCAACGTGGCCGGCGCCGGCATCCTCGCCGACAGCGGTGAGCAGAACGCGACCGCCCGGAAGGCCGTGGACTACCTGCTGTCCGAGAAGGCGCAGACCTACTTCGCGGACACGACGAAGGAGTATCCGCTGGCCGCGGGCGTCACCAGCACCGTCGAGGGGCTGCCGCCGTTCGAGTCGCTCGAATCGCCCGACATCGACCTCGGCAGGCTGGAGTCCCTCCAGGAGACGCTGGCGATGCTGCAGGACGTCGGGCTGGTCTGA
- a CDS encoding beta-galactosidase → MKRELKVPGIAYGGDYNPEQWPEEVWAEDVRLMREAGVNMVSVNIFSWALLEPREGEYDFTRLDKILALLHENGIAADLATPTAAPPAWFFVEHPEALPVDRDGRTLSYGSRQTFCPSSPAYREAALRIARVLGERYADHPAVVMWHVHNEYGCHNGECHCDTSAAAFRVWLREKYGDDLAALNDAWGTTFWSQWYYDWDEIIPPRATGAVPNPTHQLDWRRFCSDALLSLCRAEREVLLEAAPSTPATTNFMVMFNFDKLDYWRWAPELDIVSNDHYLQSADPESQIDIALSGDLVRSLAGGSPWLLMEHSTGAVNWQPVNRAKTAGELRRNALSHVARGADGIAYFQWRAAKAGAEQWHSAMLPHAGTDSQIWRDVVRLGADLRSLAEVRGSTGVAEVAIVWDWSAWWALELPSQPSGELRFQELVRAWYEPLWRSGVAVDFVRPDADLSAYKLVLAPSLYLVDDAGAANLTGFAEAGGTLAVGFHSGAVDENAHVRLGGYPGAFREALGVRTDELFPLLPGESVGLSDGGTASLWSERLAPAGAEPITTYTSGPLSGVPAVTRHTHGTGTAWYLATRPDPTTLASLLNRISEEAGVRSVRTTPEGVEAVLRRGPDADYLFLINHGERDAEVEVAAGSVELLTGKTVTTTDAPASLPVPAGDVAVVREPR, encoded by the coding sequence ATGAAGCGTGAACTGAAGGTCCCCGGCATCGCCTACGGCGGGGACTACAACCCCGAGCAGTGGCCCGAGGAGGTCTGGGCCGAGGACGTACGCCTCATGCGCGAGGCGGGCGTGAACATGGTCAGCGTCAACATCTTCTCGTGGGCGCTGCTGGAGCCGCGCGAGGGCGAGTACGACTTCACCCGCCTCGACAAGATCCTCGCCCTGCTCCACGAGAACGGCATCGCCGCCGACCTGGCGACCCCGACGGCGGCCCCGCCGGCCTGGTTCTTCGTCGAGCATCCGGAGGCGCTGCCCGTCGACCGGGACGGCCGCACCCTCTCGTACGGCAGCCGCCAGACCTTCTGCCCGTCGAGTCCCGCCTACCGCGAGGCGGCCCTGCGGATCGCCCGCGTCCTCGGCGAGCGGTACGCCGACCACCCGGCCGTCGTCATGTGGCACGTCCACAACGAGTACGGCTGCCACAACGGCGAGTGCCACTGCGACACGAGCGCGGCGGCGTTCCGCGTCTGGCTGCGGGAGAAGTACGGCGACGACCTGGCGGCGCTGAACGACGCCTGGGGCACGACGTTCTGGAGCCAGTGGTACTACGACTGGGACGAGATCATCCCGCCCCGCGCGACGGGCGCGGTCCCGAACCCGACCCACCAGCTGGACTGGCGCCGCTTCTGCAGCGACGCGCTGCTGTCGCTGTGCAGGGCGGAGCGGGAGGTGCTGCTGGAGGCGGCCCCCTCCACGCCCGCCACCACCAACTTCATGGTGATGTTCAACTTCGACAAGCTGGACTACTGGCGCTGGGCGCCGGAGCTGGACATCGTCTCCAACGACCACTACCTCCAGTCGGCGGACCCCGAGTCGCAGATCGACATCGCGCTGAGCGGCGACCTGGTGCGGTCCCTGGCGGGCGGCAGCCCGTGGCTGCTGATGGAACACTCCACCGGCGCGGTCAACTGGCAGCCCGTCAACCGGGCCAAGACGGCGGGCGAACTGCGCCGCAACGCGCTCTCCCACGTGGCGCGGGGCGCCGACGGCATCGCCTACTTCCAGTGGCGGGCCGCCAAGGCGGGCGCCGAGCAGTGGCACTCCGCGATGCTGCCGCACGCGGGCACCGACAGCCAGATCTGGCGGGACGTCGTCCGACTGGGCGCGGATCTGCGGTCGTTGGCGGAGGTACGGGGCAGCACGGGCGTCGCCGAGGTGGCGATCGTCTGGGACTGGAGCGCCTGGTGGGCGCTGGAACTCCCGTCCCAGCCGAGCGGTGAACTCCGCTTCCAGGAACTGGTCCGCGCCTGGTACGAGCCGCTGTGGCGCTCGGGCGTCGCGGTGGACTTCGTACGCCCCGACGCAGACCTCTCCGCCTACAAACTGGTGCTGGCCCCCAGCCTGTACCTGGTGGACGACGCGGGCGCGGCGAACCTCACCGGTTTCGCGGAGGCCGGGGGCACCCTGGCCGTCGGCTTCCACAGCGGCGCGGTGGACGAGAACGCCCATGTCCGGCTGGGCGGTTACCCGGGCGCCTTCCGCGAGGCCCTGGGCGTCCGCACGGACGAACTCTTCCCCCTGCTGCCGGGGGAGTCGGTGGGACTGAGCGACGGCGGTACGGCGTCCCTCTGGTCGGAACGGCTCGCCCCGGCGGGCGCCGAGCCGATCACGACGTACACCTCCGGCCCCCTGAGCGGGGTCCCGGCCGTCACCCGCCACACCCACGGCACGGGCACGGCCTGGTACCTGGCCACCCGCCCGGACCCGACGACCCTGGCCTCTCTCCTGAACCGCATCAGCGAGGAAGCGGGAGTGCGCTCGGTGCGCACGACCCCCGAGGGGGTGGAGGCGGTACTGCGCCGGGGGCCGGACGCGGACTACCTCTTCCTGATCAACCACGGCGAACGGGATGCCGAGGTCGAGGTGGCCGCCGGGTCTGTCGAACTGCTGACGGGCAAGACCGTCACCACGACCGACGCCCCGGCGTCCTTGCCGGTACCGGCCGGGGACGTGGCGGTCGTCCGCGAACCCCGCTGA
- a CDS encoding carbohydrate ABC transporter permease yields MTTTPTESPEAATPPPGSGPAANTARTATKVSQGHRRLLTRRDRLTLGLMAGLPTFLHVALVWVTALASIALAFTTWDGIGFDSIKWVGLDNFKELFTNNPQFWPAVEHNIVWFVVLILIPTPLGLFLAVQLDKNIRFSRVYQTAFFLPVVMSLAVIGFVWQLIYNPDTGLINSIIGANEPGRYIDWIGDPDLNLWAILIAASWRHTGYMMILYLAGLKGVDPSLREASALDGANEWQTFKNVIFPTLRPTNTVVLVVTIIEALRAFDLVFVFNKGAEGTELLSILVTNNIIGESSRIGYGSAIAVVLLVISLAVIIPYLIATFRKERRA; encoded by the coding sequence ATGACGACCACCCCCACCGAGAGCCCGGAGGCGGCCACGCCGCCTCCGGGCTCCGGCCCTGCCGCAAACACCGCCAGGACCGCCACCAAGGTGTCCCAGGGACACCGGCGGCTCCTCACCCGCCGCGACCGGCTCACGCTGGGCCTGATGGCGGGTCTGCCGACGTTCCTGCACGTCGCCCTCGTCTGGGTGACGGCCCTCGCCTCGATCGCGCTGGCCTTCACCACCTGGGACGGCATCGGCTTCGACTCGATCAAGTGGGTCGGGCTGGACAACTTCAAGGAGCTGTTCACCAACAACCCGCAGTTCTGGCCCGCCGTCGAGCACAACATCGTCTGGTTCGTCGTGCTCATCCTGATCCCCACGCCGCTCGGCCTGTTCCTCGCCGTGCAGCTGGACAAGAACATCCGGTTCAGCCGCGTCTACCAGACGGCGTTCTTCCTGCCCGTCGTGATGTCGCTCGCGGTCATCGGCTTCGTCTGGCAGCTGATCTACAACCCGGACACGGGCCTGATCAACAGCATCATCGGCGCCAACGAGCCCGGCCGCTACATCGACTGGATCGGCGACCCGGACCTCAACCTCTGGGCCATCCTCATCGCCGCCTCCTGGCGCCACACCGGCTACATGATGATCCTTTACCTGGCCGGCCTGAAGGGCGTCGACCCCTCCCTGCGGGAGGCCTCCGCCCTGGACGGCGCCAACGAGTGGCAGACGTTCAAGAACGTCATCTTCCCGACCCTGCGCCCGACGAACACCGTCGTGCTGGTCGTCACCATCATCGAGGCCCTGCGCGCCTTCGACCTCGTCTTCGTCTTCAACAAGGGTGCCGAGGGCACGGAACTGCTCTCCATCCTCGTCACCAACAACATCATCGGAGAGTCCAGCCGTATCGGCTACGGATCGGCCATCGCCGTCGTCCTCCTGGTCATCTCCCTCGCCGTGATCATCCCGTACCTGATCGCGACCTTCCGGAAGGAGCGGCGCGCATGA
- a CDS encoding carbohydrate ABC transporter permease translates to MSTTVDTNAATGGLKSDLHGDLKKRTPVRPVRVLLHVFLAGAALAWLAPLLWALYAAMRPYGETSEKGYVSWPDKLSFENFTNAFTQSDMTHYFVNTLIIAVPAVLLTLFLSSMVAFYVSRFDFRINLFLLLVFTAGNLLPQQVIITPLYRLYLLIDIPGITMSGKLYDSALGLVLIHVAFQSGFCAFVLSNYMRSLPHELTEAALVDGASVWRLYWQIVLPLCKPAMAALATLLSIWIYNDFFWALVLISTGENMPITSALNNLSGQYFTDPNLVAAGALLTAIPTLIVYFALQRQFVSGLTLGANKG, encoded by the coding sequence ATGAGCACCACCGTCGACACCAACGCCGCGACCGGCGGCCTCAAGAGCGACCTCCACGGCGACCTCAAGAAGCGCACGCCCGTCCGCCCCGTCCGGGTCCTGCTGCACGTCTTCCTCGCCGGCGCCGCGCTGGCGTGGCTCGCGCCCCTGCTGTGGGCCCTGTACGCGGCCATGCGCCCGTACGGCGAGACCAGCGAGAAGGGCTACGTCTCCTGGCCCGACAAGCTGAGCTTCGAGAACTTCACGAACGCGTTCACCCAGTCGGACATGACGCACTACTTCGTGAACACCCTGATCATCGCCGTCCCGGCGGTGCTGCTGACGCTGTTCCTGTCGTCGATGGTGGCCTTCTACGTCAGCCGCTTCGACTTCCGGATCAACCTCTTCCTGCTCCTGGTCTTCACGGCGGGCAACCTGCTGCCGCAGCAGGTCATCATCACCCCGCTGTACCGCCTGTACCTGCTCATCGACATCCCCGGCATCACGATGAGCGGCAAGCTCTACGACTCCGCGCTCGGCCTGGTCCTCATCCACGTGGCCTTCCAGTCCGGCTTCTGCGCCTTCGTACTCAGCAACTACATGCGCTCCCTGCCGCACGAGCTGACCGAGGCCGCGCTCGTCGACGGCGCGTCCGTGTGGCGCCTGTACTGGCAGATCGTGCTGCCGCTGTGCAAGCCCGCGATGGCCGCCCTGGCGACCCTGCTCTCCATCTGGATCTACAACGACTTCTTCTGGGCCCTCGTACTGATCTCCACCGGCGAGAACATGCCGATCACCTCGGCCCTGAACAACCTCTCCGGCCAGTACTTCACCGACCCCAACCTGGTCGCCGCCGGCGCCCTGCTCACCGCGATCCCCACGCTGATCGTGTACTTCGCGCTCCAGCGGCAGTTCGTCAGCGGTCTGACGCTCGGCGCCAACAAGGGCTGA
- a CDS encoding ABC transporter permease produces MNTPEATPRPGATPRPGATPRPGATSRPATGFAARGADRRPPLILLVPACAAALFALLPLGYLAVRALERGPAFAWKVVADERTLHLLGRSLGLTAVVVVACGVLGVSMAWLTVRTALPGARAWSIATTLPLAVPSYVAAFTWLSAEPDLAGFGGAALALTLVSFPYVQLPVAAALRGIDPAQEEAARSLGHGPLRTFLRVTLPQLRPAAAGGALLVALYVLSDFGAVSLMRYDTFTRAIHTSYRASFDRTPAAALSVVLVVMTVALVAAEARTRGRAGHARTGGGTARPAAPVPLGRWKSLALLWCGAVVAVAVAFPLGTLGYWLTVGSSATWDLGGLTETAWATLGVAAAGAALTTALALPVGVIAARHRGRGARLLEQAAYAGHALPGITVALSLVFFAVRYAYPLYQRLPLLVCAYAVLFLPIAVAATRAAVLQAPPVLDDVARSLGRRPWQVLREVTVPLAAPGVAAGAALTFVVCMKELPATLLLRPTGMDTLATRLWTETGAGSFAAAAPYAAALILLAAVPSYLLGRHRT; encoded by the coding sequence GTGAATACGCCTGAAGCCACCCCGCGTCCGGGAGCCACCCCGCGTCCGGGAGCCACCCCGCGTCCGGGAGCCACCTCGCGTCCCGCGACAGGCTTCGCCGCCCGCGGGGCGGACCGCAGACCACCCCTCATCCTGCTCGTCCCCGCCTGTGCGGCAGCCCTTTTCGCGCTGCTCCCGCTCGGCTACCTCGCCGTCCGCGCGCTCGAACGGGGCCCCGCCTTCGCGTGGAAGGTCGTCGCCGACGAGCGGACGCTCCACCTGCTCGGCCGCAGCCTGGGCCTGACCGCGGTGGTCGTGGTGGCGTGTGGGGTGCTGGGTGTCTCGATGGCCTGGCTGACCGTGCGTACGGCGCTGCCGGGCGCCCGCGCCTGGTCGATCGCCACCACGCTGCCGCTGGCCGTGCCCAGCTATGTGGCCGCCTTCACCTGGCTGTCGGCCGAACCGGACCTTGCCGGGTTCGGCGGCGCCGCGCTCGCCCTGACGCTGGTCAGCTTCCCGTACGTGCAGCTGCCGGTCGCGGCAGCGCTCAGGGGCATCGACCCGGCGCAGGAGGAAGCCGCACGCTCCCTCGGGCACGGCCCACTCCGTACGTTCCTCCGGGTCACCCTCCCGCAGCTTCGCCCGGCGGCGGCGGGCGGGGCGCTGCTCGTCGCGCTGTACGTGCTCTCCGACTTCGGCGCGGTCTCCCTCATGCGGTACGACACCTTCACCCGGGCCATCCACACCTCCTACCGCGCCTCCTTCGACCGCACCCCCGCAGCCGCTCTCAGCGTCGTCCTGGTGGTGATGACGGTGGCCCTGGTCGCCGCCGAGGCCCGTACGCGCGGCCGTGCGGGACACGCCAGGACCGGCGGCGGGACCGCCCGCCCGGCCGCCCCCGTGCCGCTGGGCCGCTGGAAGTCGCTCGCCCTGCTGTGGTGCGGCGCGGTGGTCGCCGTGGCCGTCGCCTTCCCGCTGGGGACCCTCGGCTACTGGCTCACCGTCGGCTCCTCGGCCACCTGGGACCTCGGCGGCCTCACCGAAACGGCTTGGGCCACACTCGGCGTAGCGGCGGCGGGCGCCGCCCTCACCACCGCCCTCGCCCTGCCCGTCGGCGTGATCGCCGCCCGGCACCGGGGACGCGGCGCCCGGCTCCTGGAACAGGCCGCGTACGCGGGGCACGCCCTCCCCGGCATCACGGTCGCCCTCTCCCTGGTCTTCTTCGCCGTCCGCTACGCCTACCCCCTCTACCAGCGACTCCCCCTGCTGGTCTGTGCGTACGCGGTCCTCTTCCTCCCGATCGCGGTGGCCGCCACCCGGGCCGCCGTACTGCAGGCCCCGCCCGTCCTGGACGACGTGGCCCGCTCGCTCGGCCGTCGCCCCTGGCAGGTCCTGCGCGAGGTCACCGTCCCGCTGGCCGCGCCCGGTGTCGCCGCCGGGGCCGCGCTCACCTTCGTCGTCTGCATGAAGGAACTCCCGGCGACCCTGCTCCTGCGCCCCACCGGCATGGACACCCTCGCCACCCGCCTCTGGACCGAAACCGGAGCGGGTTCCTTCGCGGCGGCCGCCCCGTACGCCGCCGCACTCATCCTGTTGGCCGCCGTGCCTTCGTACCTGCTGGGGAGGCACCGAACATGA
- a CDS encoding ABC transporter ATP-binding protein, producing the protein MNKPHTTETQAAETQPAETRAAEPHADEPHANELYVEGLTKSYAAGDPVLRGLRLTVPAGALAAVLGPSGCGKTTLLRIVAGFLPADAGTIRLGGRVLTGPGVHLPPERRRIGIVPQEGALFPHLSVARNVAFGLTGLARGERRHRTEELLELVGLAGYGDRMPHELSGGQQQRVALARALAPRPRLVLLDEPFNALDSALRAGVRADVRAALRATGATALLVTHDQQEALSTADLVAVVRDGRVAQCDTPQDLYRRPVDPWVAGFVGDAVVLPATVNGDGTAHTALGAVPLTVPPPGLRAGTVLLRPEQLALTGPTAEGTVRGTVTDVRFYGHDAMVTVAVDGHDTPVDIRVAGPLPVRPGDETGIRVLGDATLHPAV; encoded by the coding sequence ATGAACAAGCCGCATACGACCGAGACACAGGCGGCCGAGACACAGCCGGCCGAGACACGGGCGGCCGAGCCGCACGCCGACGAGCCGCACGCCAACGAGCTGTACGTCGAGGGGCTCACGAAGTCCTACGCGGCCGGAGACCCGGTCCTGCGTGGCCTCCGGCTCACCGTCCCCGCAGGCGCGCTGGCGGCCGTCCTCGGCCCTTCCGGATGCGGTAAGACGACCCTGCTGCGCATCGTCGCCGGGTTCCTGCCGGCCGACGCGGGAACCATCAGGCTCGGCGGCCGGGTCCTGACCGGTCCCGGTGTCCACCTGCCGCCCGAGCGGCGCCGCATCGGGATCGTGCCGCAGGAGGGGGCCCTCTTCCCGCACCTGAGTGTGGCGCGGAACGTCGCCTTCGGGCTCACGGGCCTGGCCCGGGGTGAACGGCGGCACCGTACCGAGGAACTCCTGGAACTGGTCGGCCTGGCCGGATACGGCGACCGGATGCCGCACGAACTCTCCGGCGGCCAGCAGCAGCGCGTGGCCCTCGCCCGGGCTCTCGCCCCCCGCCCCCGGCTCGTGCTGCTGGACGAGCCGTTCAACGCCCTCGACAGCGCGCTGCGGGCCGGGGTCCGGGCCGACGTACGGGCCGCGCTTCGGGCGACCGGGGCCACGGCGCTCCTCGTCACCCACGACCAGCAGGAAGCCCTCTCCACCGCCGACCTCGTCGCCGTCGTCCGGGACGGCCGGGTCGCCCAGTGCGACACCCCGCAGGATCTCTACCGGCGCCCCGTCGACCCCTGGGTCGCGGGCTTCGTCGGCGACGCGGTAGTGCTCCCCGCCACCGTGAACGGTGACGGCACGGCCCACACCGCGCTCGGCGCCGTCCCGCTCACCGTCCCGCCGCCGGGCCTTCGCGCCGGTACGGTCCTGCTCCGCCCGGAACAGCTCGCCCTCACCGGGCCGACCGCCGAGGGAACGGTGCGGGGCACGGTCACCGACGTCCGCTTCTACGGCCACGACGCCATGGTCACCGTCGCCGTCGACGGGCACGACACCCCGGTCGACATCCGTGTCGCGGGCCCGCTGCCGGTGCGGCCGGGCGACGAGACCGGCATCCGGGTCCTGGGCGACGCGACGCTGCACCCGGCGGTCTGA